The genomic DNA CACCAAAATTCATCGGTCCAAACATAATGTCCTTCTCTACAGTCTCTTCAAAAAGCTGATGCTCAGGAAACTGAAAGACAATCCCTACATGGCGCCGAATTTCTTTCAATCCTTTCGCCTTTGTGCCGGCAGAAATTTGAGCCTCCCCGATTTGCACAATCCCTTCCGAAGGCTTCAGCAGACCATTCAGATGCATCAGCAATGTCGATTTCCCCGAACCTGTATGCCCAATAATTGCCGTATAGGAGCCAGAGTGAATTGTGGCATTCACTCCTTGCAAAGCCCTTTTCTCAAAAGGCGTATCCTTGCCATACAAATAGCCTACTTGCTGAAGTGAGATGTCCATAACTCATTCACCAACTCTTCTTCTGTCATATGTTCACCATTCAATGCGACTCCGCACTCACGTAACAGCTCCGATACTTTCAACGCAAACGGCAAGTCCAACCCAATTTGTTCAAGTTCATCGCCCCGCGCAAATATTTGCTCTGGCGTTCCAACCGTCAACAGCTGTCCTTTATTCATGACAATAATTCGATCCGCAAGCAACGCCTCTTCAAGGTCATGCGTGATTGAAATGACCGTAAGCCCTGTTTGACGTCTTAGCTCTGCTACAATCCCAATCACTTCATCACGACCTTGAGGATCAAGCATGGAGGTCGCCTCGTCCATAATTAACAACTCTGGACGCAACGCTAATGCCCCTGCAATCGCTACCCGCTGTTTTTGACCACCTGAGAGATGGTGAGGCTCATGATCAAGAAATTCCGCCATATTCACCTGTGCAAGTGACTCATGAACACGGCTCACCATTTCTTCTAATGGAACGCCATTATTCTCAAGGGCAAACGCAACGTCGTCCTGGACAGTTGAACCGACAAACTGATTATCCGGATTTTGAAAAACAATTCCCATCTTGGAACGAATCATCCATAAATTATCTTCCGTCAATTTCTCGATAAAGACATTGATATCACCTTCATCAGGGAACAGAAGTCCAATCATCAATTTCGCTAGTGTCGACTTTCCAGAACCGTTATGACCTACGATGGCGATCCATTCACCATCGTGAACCGTGAATGACACGCCATCGACTGCCTTTTTCGTCTCCTCGTCCTCTGTTTGATAAGAATAAGTCACATTATCCAATGACAGAATTTCCTTCATTGCCTACCACCCCCAGCTAATTTCTTTCTATGTATACTACTAAGGATTCCAAGCACAATGCAAGGAATCCTCTGAATAGCGTTGACTATAATTTTAAATAAAAAAAGCGCGCACCTCATCCGAAGAAATGCGCTCATGTCTATAACAGATGCCAGGTGCTCAATCCGGCACCGCGGATGAGGTACGTAGAGCTAGACCAGACAGTAGTCAACTACTGCGGATCATAACACTCAGCTTTTAAAGTTGTCGTATAAATCATTTTGAAAAAAAGGGATGTGGCTCTGGGTACGCCAGACACACCCCTTTGTTGAATAAATTAAACGAGTTCGATTACGACGACAGGTGCACCGTCACCGCGACGAGGTCCCATTTTCATAATACGTGTGTATCCACCTTGACGCTCTGCGTAGCGTGGAGCAACGTTATCGAAAAGTTTTTGGATTGCGAAGATTTCTGTCTCCTTGCCTTCTTCATCTGTTACCGTAACGAGTTCACGACGGATGAATTGTGCAACTTGACGACGTGCATGCAAGTCTCCACGTTTACCAAGCGTAATCATTTTCTCAACGACTGAACGCAATTCTTTCGCGCGTGCTTCCGTTGTTTGAATACGCTCATGTACGATAAGGTCAGTCGCTAGATCGCGAAGCATCGCTTTACGTTGTGAACTTGTACGTCCAAGTTTTCTGTATCCCATAGAAGTTTCCCTCCTTCAATCTATAAATTCGCTCAGTCTTCCAAACGTAGCTCTAGGCTAAGCTCGTCCAATTTCGCTTTCACTTCTTCAAGTGATTTGCGGCCAAGATTACGCACTTTCATCATTTCATCCTCAGACTTGCTAGCAAGCTCAAGAACCGTATTGATGCCTGCACGTTTCAGGCAGTTATAGGATCTAACCGAAAGATCGAGTTCCTCAATCGTCATCTCTAGAACTTTTTCTTTCTGATCTTCTTCTTTTTCTACCATGATTTCTGCAGTTTGTGCTTCATCTGTCATGCCGACAAATATATTTAAGTGTTCAGTAAGTATTTTAGCTCCGAGTGAAACAGCTTCTTTCGGACCGATGCTACCATCTGTCCAAATATCAAGTGTCAACTTATCAAAGTTTGTCATTTGACCAACACGTGTATTTTCCACTTGGAAATTAACACGTGAAACTGGAGTGTAAATAGAGTCGATCGGAATCACACCAATCGCAAGATCCTCACGTTTGTTCTGATCAGAAGGCGCATAGCCCCGTCCACGTACAGCATACATACGCATGCGTAAATGTCCGTTTTTACCGAGAGTCGCAATATGAAGATCTGGATTCAGTACTTCTACATCACTATCATGTGTAATGTCTGCAGCAGTAACTGCTCCTTCACCCTTCACATCTATCTCAATCACTTTCTCTTCATCTGAATAGATTTTGAGAGCTAGCTTCTTCACATTCAAAATAATTGAAGCTACGTCTTCGACAACGCCTTCAATTGTTGAAAACTCGTGAAGTACACCATCGATTTGAATAGATGTTACAGCAGCCCCTGGCAATGAAGCCAAAAGGATCCGACGTAGGGAATTCCCTAAAGTGTTTCCATAACCACGCTCCAACGGTTCAACGATAAACTTGCCAAACTTGGAATCTTCGCTGATCATCACTGTTTCAATCTTCGGTTTCTCAATCTCGATCATTCATTTACCCTCCTTTAAAACGTCGAATGTATAGGCCGTTCCATATTGAAATCGATTTTTCACAGACGGCAAATTGCAATCGCACAATTCTATTTTTGACAAAAATTGTGTTTCTCAATCAAATGGAGTACAAGCCATTATACACGACGGCGTTTTGGCGGGCGGCATCCGTTATGTGGAACCGGTGTTACGTCTCTAATTGCAGTAACTTCAAGACCTGCAGCTTGTAGTGAACGGATAGCCGCTTCACGACCAGCACCTGGTCCTTTAACTGTTACTTCCAATGTTTTCAAACCGTGTTCCATTGCAGCTTTAGCAGCTGTTTCAGCAGCCATTTGTGCAGCAAATGGAGTCGATTTACGGGAACCTCTGAAGCCTAGTGCACCAGCACTTGACCAAGATAGTGCATTCCCTTGCATGTCAGTAATTGTTACGATTGTATTGTTGAACGTCGAACGAATATGTGCAATACCAGACTCAATATTCTTTTTCACACGACGTTTACGAGTTTGTTGTTTACGTGCCATGTTAAGAAGATACCTCCTTTACCTATTATTTTTTCTTGTTCGCTACAGTCCGCTTAGGACCTTTACGAGTACGAGCGTTGTTTTTCGTGTTTTGACCACGAACAGGCAAGCCACGACGATGACGAATACCACGGAAGCTACCGATTTCCATCAAGCGTTTGATGTTAAGGGAAGTTTCACGGCGAAGGTCACCTTCAACTTTTAGTCCGTCAATTTGTTCACGAATTTTGTCAAGCTCAGCATCAGTAAGATCACGTACACGTGCGTCTTCAGATACTCCAGCTGCAGCCAATACTTTCTCAGCAGTTGTTTTTCCGATTCCGAAAATGTAAGTTAATGAAATTACAACGCGCTTATCGCGCGGAACGTCTACACCAGCAATACGTGCCATATAGATTGTGCACCTCCTTCTGAATTAGCCTTGTCTTTGTTTATGTTTTGGATTTTCACAGATTACCATTACTCGGCCGCGTCTGCGAATAATTTTACATTTTTCACAGATCGGTTTTACAGATGGCCTTACTTTCATCTTACCCAACCTCCTTCAATATTCCGGAGTGCAAAAGTTTACTTGAAACGGTATGTGATACGACCACGTGTCAAATCATAAGGCGAAAGTTCCATCGTCACTTTGTCGCCAGGCAGGATGCGGATAAAGTGCATACGGATTTTGCCTGATACATGCGCAAGAATCGTATGGCCGTTTTCCAGCTCTACTTTGAACATCGCGTTTGGCAACGTTTCGACTACGGTACCTTCAACTTCAATTACATCGTCTTTCGCCATCAATCCTGTCTCCCTTCTATATACAATAAAGGTTCTCACCATCGAGCGGCATCAGTCGCCATTAAAGCTTCCTTCAACATATGTCCGGATTGCATGAGTGATGTTTGAAAGACGTCTGTCACATTTCGTTTCCCGCAAGTCAGCCCTCGACTCTTGTTGTGGAAAATCGCGTCGAATGGACACGACCGTCCGAATTGCCGTGGATGAGTTCCCAGTTAGTTTTACAGTTCATACAACGAAATCCATTATACCTGTCGTAACAGAAAAATGCATTTAGTATGTGCTAGAACTATGCGCCCGCTGGATTCTGACTAGTTCCTATACCGGGCACCATATGCTTTTGCAGCTCGTTGTAACAGTCTTTCCGTGCAGCAATATTATACTGCCCAAATACGGGTTACATTAACTGTGCCCGGAAAGGATTATTGTCCGCTTTCCTGTAGGAGAGCATCTAGATCTTTAAATACAATATCGATATGCTGTTGCCCATCAATATTGTCCAACACGCCTTTCGCATCGTAAAACGCTAAAAGTGGTGCTGTTTGATTCATATTTACTTCCAGACGGTTCGTTACAGTTTCCGGATTGTCATCCGCTCGCTGGTAAAGCTCGCCACCATCTTTATCACACTTGCCTTCAACCTTTGAAGGGTGGAACTGCAGGTGATAAGATGAGCCACATTCTTTACAAATACGACGGCCAGTAAGCCGTGCGATAAGTTCTTCCTTCTCGACTTCAATATTGAGAACATGCTCAATTTTACGCCCCATATTCGACAGTAGTCCATCAAGCGCTTCCGCTTGTGGTACTGTACGTGGGAATCCATCGAGTAGGAAACCTTTTTCGCAATCGGATTTGCTTAATCGTTCACCGACAATGCCAATTGTTACTTCATCAGGAACAAGAGCGCCTTGATCCATGAACGATTTCGCTTTGACTCCAAGTTCCGTGCCTTCCTGAATCGCAGCACGGAACATATCGCCTGTAGAAATATGGGGGATTTCGTACTTCTCGACAATTTTGTCTGCCTGCGTACCTTTACCGGCACCTGGCAGACCCATTAATACGATATTCATACGTCTTGCCCTCCCATTTACTCAACAAAATTTGTTCAATTATTTCATGAACCCTTTATAATGCCTTTTCACAAGTTGTGATTCAAGCTGTTTCATCGTTTCGAGGGCAACCCCGACGACGATGAGCAAACTCGTTCCTCCAATTTGCGCAGAATCTGGAAGGCCTGCGAAATTGATGAAGAAAATCGGCATAATAGATACAACAGCTAAGAATATTGCACCAACGAACGTTAAGCGATACAACGTGCTTGTCAAATAACTTTGCGTATTTTGACCTGGACGAATGCCCGGGATGTAAGCACCTTGCTTCTTCAAGTTATCGGCCATATTTTCCGGATTCACCTGGATGAATGCGTAGAAATATGTAAACGCGAGAATCAGTAACACGTAGAAGAACATCCCAACTGGTTGAGTGTGGTCAAATACATTCTGAATCGTCGTCGTCACCTTATTTTGCTCAAAGAATGTTGCAATCGATCGTGGTGTCATGAAAAATGCCGAAGCAAAGATTACCGGAATAACCCCTGCAGCATTAAGTTTCAATGGTAAGTGTGTCTGTTGTCCCGCAGTGGCTGGGCCACGGCCAGTGACACGTTTCGCATATTGAATCGGAATTTTCCGCAGTGCTTCTTGCACATAGATAACACCGACAGTTACCGCAATGATTACAAGAAGTAACAGCGCCATGATCGCAATTTTGATGAACAAAGCGTCGCCTGCATCTTGAATCTGTGTTGCGTAAAGTTGGTTGACTGCATTTGGAATCCCAGCGACGATACCTGCGAAGATGATAATGGAAATACCATTCCCAACTCCTTTTGCAGTGATCTGCTCACCAAGCCATAGAAGAAATGCAGTTCCTGCCGTCAATACGATCGCGATGACTATATATGTCGAAACGCCTTCTGCTTTTATAAGTGTGCCACCATACATCCGGTTAAAACCAAATGACATGGCAATTGCTTGAATAAAAGCAAGGACGATTGTGAAATATCTTGTGAACTGCGCAAGCTTCCGTCTTCCAACGTCCCCTTGCTTCGCCCATTCGGTGAATTTTGGCACAACATCCATCTGCAATAGTTGCACAATAATGGATGCAGTAATGTATGGCATAATCCCCATCGCTAAGATCGAGAAGTTGGCAAGGGCCCCCCCACCAAATACATTTAATAAACCGATCAAGGTATTATCAGATTGCTGTAAAGCAGTTGCATCAACGTTTGGAACTGGGACGAATGTACCAAGTCGGAAAACGATGAGCGCTAGTAGTGTGAAAATGATTTTAGACCTTATATCCCTAACACGCATAAAGTTGGAGATTGTCTGAAACATTAAACCACCTCGGTTTGCCCGCCCGCTTTTTCGATAGCTTCTTTAGCAGTAGCAGAGAATTTGTGAGCTTTAACAGTGATCTTTTTCTCAAGAGTTCCGTTACCGAGAATCTTGATTCCAGATTTCGCATTGCTCACGATGCCTGATTCGATTAAGAGCTCAGGAGTTACTTCTGTTCCTTCTTCGAAGCGATTGAGTGTCTCAAGGTTTACGATTGCATAGTCCTTACGGTTAATGTTCGTAAATCCACGTTTAGGAAGACGTTGGAAAAGGGGAATTTGTCCACCTTCGAATCCAAGACGTACACCACCGCCTGAACGGGAGTTTTGCCCATCATGACCTCTACCAGAAGTTTTACCCCAACCTGAACCGGTTCCGCGTCCAACACGTTTGCGTCGTTTACGAGCACCTTCAGCTGGTTTCATATCGTGTAATTTCATATCATTGGCACCTCCTTATTAAAAAAATCGAAATTATTGTTCCTTGACTGTAACCAAGTGACTTACTCTGTTGATCATGCCGCGGATTGCAACATTATCTTGATGCTCGACAACTTGATTTAATTTACGGAGTCCAAGTGCTTCAACTGTCTTACGTTGTGCTGGCTTCGATCCGATTACGCTTTTTGTAAGGGTGATTTCGAGTTTATTCGCCATTATGTTTCCCCCCTTAACCTAACAGTTCTTCTACGGATTTACCGCGCAATTTAGCTACATCTTCAGCGCGTTTCAAATTCGTTAATCCTTCGATTGTCGCACGAACCATGTTGATTGGTGTGCTTGAACCAAGGGATTTAGAAAGAATATCCGTGATACCTGCAAGTTCAAGTACCGCACGAACAGGACCTCCGGCAATAACTCCAGTACCAGGTGCTGCTGGTTTGATAAGGATTTGTCCTGCACCAAAATGTCCGATGACTTGGTGAGGAGTTGTTCCTTTAACCATTGGCACGACGATCAAGTTCTTCTTCGCATCTTCGATAGCTTTACGGATTGCATCTGGAACTTCTTGTGCTTTACCAGTTCCAAAACCGACACGGCCATTTTTATCTCCGACAACAACGAGTGCTGTAAAGCGGAAACGACGTCCACCTTTTACAACTTTCGCTACGCGGTTAATCGTAACTACGCGTTCTTCGAATTCACTTTGTTTCTGATCATTACGACGCATGAAATGTGTCCCTCCTTCTTAATTAAAATTCCAGACCGTTTTCACGTGCTGCGTCCGCAAGAGCTTTCACACGGCCGTGAAATAGGTAACCGCCACGGTCGAATACTACTGACTTGACGTCCTTTTCAACAGCTTTCTTTGCGATCATCTCGCCGACTTTAGCTGCTGCTGCAGTGTCTGCTTTAGATTCAGATCCGAACTCTTTGTCCATTGTAGAAGCACTGACAATCGTTACGGCATTTACATCATCGATCAATTGTGCATAGATATGCTTGTTTGAACGGAAAACGTTTAGACGTGGACGTGCTGCTGTCCCGCTAATTTTCGTACGTACACGACCATGACGCTTTTTACGGACAGCGTTCTTATCTTGTTTTGTAATCATTCGGGGTCACTCCTTCCGGATGCCTTAAGCGGCATTATTTACCTGTTTTACCTTCTTTACGACGTACGTGTTCGCCTTCGTAGCGAATCCCTTTGCCCTTATAAGGCTCTGGTGGACGTACTTGTCGGATGTTTGATGCAAGAGCACCAACGCGTTCTTTGTTGATTCCACGAACAGTGATTTTCGTGTTCGCAGGAACTTCAACTTCAACTCCAGCTTCCGGTGTAAATTCAACCGGGTGAGAATAACCAACGTTCAATACAAGTTTCGTACCTTGAAGTTGCGCACGGTAACCTACCCCTACAAGCTCAAGTTTACGCTCGAAACCTTGTGAAACGCCTACTACCATATTATCGAGAAGTGAACGAGTTGTTCCATGAATAGAACGGTGTTCCTTGGACTCAGAAGGACGGACCAATGTGATCACGTTACCCTCCTGCTCGATTTTAATATCCGAGTTAAATGTGTTAGTAAGTTCGCCTTTTGGTCCTTTAACTGTAACGAAGTTATTCTCAGCGATCGTAACTGTTACGTTTTCAGGTACCACAATCGGCTTTTTGCCAATACGGGACATTCAATTGCACCTCCATTCATTTGTTACAAATTACCAAACGTAAGCTACTACTTCTCCGCCTACTTGTTTCGCACGTGCTTCCTTATCAGTAAGGACACCATGTGAAGTGGAAACAAGGGCAATTCCTAGACCGTTCAAAACTTTAGGTACCTCGTTCGTTTTAGCATAAACGCGAAGACCAGGTTTTGAAATACGTTTAAGACCAGTGATAACACGCTCGTTGTTTTGACCATATTTCAAGAAAATGCGGATGATACCTTGTTTGCTATCTTCCACGAATTCAACATCACGTACGAAACCTTCACGTTTCAAGATTTCTGCAATTTCTTTTTTCATGTTTGAAGCAGGTACTTCAAGCTTCTCGTGACGAACCATGTTCGCGTTACGGATGCGTGTAAGCATATCTGCAATCGGATCGCTCATTGTCATTTCATTTACCTCCTTCCCAAATTGTCGGGTTTACCAGCTAGCTTTTTTAACGCCTGGAATTTGTCCTTTATACGCTAGTTCGCGGAAACAAATACGGCAAAGCTTAAATTTACGATATACAGAATGTGGACGACCACAACGCTCACAGCGTGTGTATGCCTGCACTGAGTGCTTCGGTGTACGTTGTTGTTTTGCGATCATTGATTTTTTAGCCACGTTTACGCCTCCCTCTTATTTACTTTTGGAACGGCATGCCGAACTGCGTTAATAACTCACGTGCTTCTTCATCGGAGTTTGCAGTTGTAACGATGACGATATCCATACCGCGTATTTTAGACACTTTATCGTAGTCGATTTCAGGGAAAATAAGTTGCTCTTTTACGCCGAGCGTATAGTTTCCACGGCCATCGAATGCTTTCTTTGAAACACCACGGAAGTCACGCACACGAGGCAATGAAACCGAGATTAGCTTATCAAGGAATTCGTACATACGCTCACCGCGTAGTGTAACTTTTGTTCCGATAGGCATACCTTCACGGAGACGGAATCCCGCGATTGATTTTTTCGCTTTTGTGATGACTGGTTTTTGACCAGAAATAATTGCCAAGTCTTCCACTGCCGCATCTAGTGCTTTCGTGTTCTGAACTGCATCACCAACACCCATGTTGATAACGATTTTCTCGACTTTTGGTACTTGCATCACTGATGTATATTCAAACTTGCTCATTAGAGCAGGTGTGACTTCATTTTTAAATTTTTCTTTAAAACGGCTCATCTATTGGACCTCCTTTCATCCGTTACTTAGTTATCCAGTACTGCACCGGATTTTTTAGCAACACGCACTTTTTTGCCATCTTCGATCTTATGTCCTACACGAGTTGGCTCGCCTGTCTTAGGATCGATCACCATGACATTTGATACATGGATAGCTGCCTCTAGGCTAACAATTCCGCCTTGAGGATTTTCCTGATTAGGTTTCGTATGTTTTTTGACGATGTTTACACCTTCAACAAGCACACGGTCCTTTTTAGGGAAAGCAGCTAAGATCACGCCAGTTTTACCTTTATCTTTACCTGTGATGACCATAACTTTATCGCCTTTTTTAACGTGCATTCTGTCGCACCTCCTTGATTGGCACTGTCCTGTCTATTAAAGAACTTCCGGAGCCAATGAAATAATTTTCATGAAGTTGCTGTCGCGTAGTTCACGAGCAACTGGTCCGAAAATACGTGTTCCACGTGGGCTCTTGTCGTCACGGATGATAACACATGCATTTTCATCAAATGTAATGTATGAACCATCTTTACGACGTACGCCGCTTTTCGTGCGAACGATAACTGCTTTAACAACTTCACCTTTTTTAACAACGCCACCTGGTGTTGCTTTTTTCACTGTAACAACAACTACGTCACCGATATTAGCAACCTTACGGCCTGTACCACCTAGTACTTTAATTGTAAGAACTTCACGAGCACCTGAGTTGTCTGCGACTTTCATACGACTTTCCTGTTGGATCATTGAGGCTACCTCCTCTCGGATTTAAATCTCCGAACGTTTAATTAGATGATGACCGCTTTTTCGACGATTTCGAGTAGGCGGAAACGTTTTGTTGCTGATAACGGACGAGTTTCCATAATGCGGACAACATCGCCGATTTTCGCTTCGTTTAACTCATCATGGGCCTTGAATTTTTTAGAATACTTTACACGTTTACCGTATAAAGAATGCTTCTTTTGTGTCTCAATCATTACTGTGACAGTTTTATCCATTTTATCGGATACGACACGGCCTGTATACACTTTGCGCTGGTTACGCTCAGTCATGGCTGCAACCTCCTTCATCAGTTATTTGCACTGATCTCTCTTTGACGTATTACAGTTTTCATGCGCGCAATCGATTTACGTACTTCACGGATGCGTGCAGTGTTTTCTAATTGTCCTGTCGCTAATTGGAAGCGAAGGTTGAAAAGCTCTTCTTTCAGTGATTTCACTTTTTGCTCAATCTCTGCAGTTGTTAGGTCACGGATTTCTTTAGCTTTCATTAGATTCACCACCAATTTCTTCACGTTTTACAAACTTACATTTAACAGGAAGTTTGTGAGATGCGAGGCGAAGTGCTTCACGTGCAACTTCTTCAGACACACCTGCGATTTCAAACATGACTCTACCAGGTTTAACTACCGCTACCCAGCCTTCTACAGCACCTTTACCGGAACCCATCCGGACTTCAAGAGGCTTTTTTGTATATGGTTTGTGCGGGAAAATGTTGATCCATACTTTACCGCCACGTTTCATGTAACGTGTCATCGAAATACGTGCTGATTCAATTTGACGGTTTGTAATCCAGCTAGATTCAAGAGCTTGAAGCCCGAATTCACCGAACTGAACAGTTGCTCCGCCTTTTGTAGTTCCGCGCATTTTACCACGGAATACACGACGATATTTAACGCGTTTAGGCATTAACATATTATTTGCCTCCTTCCCCAGAGTTCTTCTTCACTGGAAGGACTTCGCCACGGTAAATCCATACTTTAACGCCAAGCTTACCATAAGTTGTGTCTGCTTCTGCGTGTGCATAGTCAATATCTGCACGTAATGTATGGAGAGGGACAGTACCTTCACTGTAATGTTCCGCACGAGCGATGTCAGCACCGCCAAGACGTCCGGATACTTGTGTTTTAATTCCTTTAGCGCCAGAGCGGATTGTACGTTGAATCGCTTGCTTCTGAGCACGACGGAATGATACACGGCTTTCTAGTTGACGTGCAATTGATTCTGCGACAAGTTTCGCATCAAGGTCAGCACGTTTGATTTCTACGATGTTGATGTGTACACGCTTGCCTGTGATATCGTTAAGTTGTTTACGAAGTGTTTCAACCTCGGAACCACCTTTACCGATTACCATACCTGGCTTCGCAGTGTGAATAGTAACGTTAACACGCTTTGCAGCACGTTCGATTTCAACTTTAGAAACAGAAGCGTCTACAAGACGTTTTTCGATGTAAGCACGAATTTTCAAGTCTTCATGCAAAAGAGTTGCATAGTCTTTTTCAGCATACCATTTAGACTCCCAGTCACGGATGATACCGACCCGTAAACCGTTAGGATGTACTTTTTGAC from Sporosarcina sp. FSL K6-1522 includes the following:
- the rpsC gene encoding 30S ribosomal protein S3; the protein is MGQKVHPNGLRVGIIRDWESKWYAEKDYATLLHEDLKIRAYIEKRLVDASVSKVEIERAAKRVNVTIHTAKPGMVIGKGGSEVETLRKQLNDITGKRVHINIVEIKRADLDAKLVAESIARQLESRVSFRRAQKQAIQRTIRSGAKGIKTQVSGRLGGADIARAEHYSEGTVPLHTLRADIDYAHAEADTTYGKLGVKVWIYRGEVLPVKKNSGEGGK
- the rplP gene encoding 50S ribosomal protein L16, with the protein product MLMPKRVKYRRVFRGKMRGTTKGGATVQFGEFGLQALESSWITNRQIESARISMTRYMKRGGKVWINIFPHKPYTKKPLEVRMGSGKGAVEGWVAVVKPGRVMFEIAGVSEEVAREALRLASHKLPVKCKFVKREEIGGESNES
- the rplN gene encoding 50S ribosomal protein L14, translating into MIQQESRMKVADNSGAREVLTIKVLGGTGRKVANIGDVVVVTVKKATPGGVVKKGEVVKAVIVRTKSGVRRKDGSYITFDENACVIIRDDKSPRGTRIFGPVARELRDSNFMKIISLAPEVL
- the rpsQ gene encoding 30S ribosomal protein S17, which gives rise to MTERNQRKVYTGRVVSDKMDKTVTVMIETQKKHSLYGKRVKYSKKFKAHDELNEAKIGDVVRIMETRPLSATKRFRLLEIVEKAVII
- the rplX gene encoding 50S ribosomal protein L24, coding for MHVKKGDKVMVITGKDKGKTGVILAAFPKKDRVLVEGVNIVKKHTKPNQENPQGGIVSLEAAIHVSNVMVIDPKTGEPTRVGHKIEDGKKVRVAKKSGAVLDN
- the rpmC gene encoding 50S ribosomal protein L29, yielding MKAKEIRDLTTAEIEQKVKSLKEELFNLRFQLATGQLENTARIREVRKSIARMKTVIRQREISANN
- the rplE gene encoding 50S ribosomal protein L5; amino-acid sequence: MSRFKEKFKNEVTPALMSKFEYTSVMQVPKVEKIVINMGVGDAVQNTKALDAAVEDLAIISGQKPVITKAKKSIAGFRLREGMPIGTKVTLRGERMYEFLDKLISVSLPRVRDFRGVSKKAFDGRGNYTLGVKEQLIFPEIDYDKVSKIRGMDIVIVTTANSDEEARELLTQFGMPFQK